In a single window of the Zea mays cultivar B73 chromosome 5, Zm-B73-REFERENCE-NAM-5.0, whole genome shotgun sequence genome:
- the LOC109939727 gene encoding uncharacterized protein has translation MARPIPSPMAPCTTDRDPSMATSSAPALLSLPSSSARLLSLLARSNSCARRSSPCRAVIAPAPGQVSLRAVVRPAPLLAEQPELYPLPMAELPARAARSLHQRHSSLCPAASLSWSFFVFCSDPAPFPRRPVARPGRIPCAPRELAGVLPIRPWCPAPVEFLSASHSSWVSRAWF, from the coding sequence ATGGCGCGTCCGATTCCCTCTCCCATGGCTCCCTGTACGACCGACCGAGATCCCTCCATGGCCACGAGCTCAGCCCCTGCTCTGCTCTCGCTGCCGAGTTCCTCTGCGCGTCTTCTCTCCCTGCTGGCGCGCTCAAATTCctgtgctcgccggagctctccctGTCGTGCGGTTATAGCTCCTGCGCCCGGCCAAGTTTCTCTGCGCGCCGTAGTTCGCCCTGCCCCTCTGCTCGCCGAGCAGCCCGAGCTCTATCCGCTCCCCATGGCCGAGCTTCCTGCGCGTGCTGCCAGATCCCTGCACCAGCGCCATAGCTCCCTCTGTCCAGCAGCTTCTCTCTCCTGGAGTTTCTTTGTGTTCTGCTCAGACCCTGCTCCATTCCCTCGCCGGCCGGTCGCACGCCCTGGTCGGATTCCCTGCGCGCCGCGTGAGCTCGCCGGCGTGCTCCCCATCCGGCCATGGTGCCCTGCGCCGGTCGAGTTTCTCTCTGCATCGCACAGTAGTTGGGTCTCGCGCGCGTGGTTTTGA